Within Dysosmobacter sp. Marseille-Q4140, the genomic segment GGCGAACAGGAATTTGAGGTCCACCTGCCTGCGGAGCTGATCGCGGCGGAGCTGGAGCCCAACAAGGTAGAGCTGCCCCAGCGGACGGCGGCGGAGCACATCCGCTGGGCCCTGGATCACCCCGTGGACTCCGCCCCGCTGAAGGAGCTGGTAAAGGCCGGGGACAAGGTGTGCATCGTCATCTCCGACGTGACCCGCCGCTGGCAGTCCCCGGAGACGTATATCCCCGTCCTGGTGGCGGAGCTGGAGGCCGCCGGCGTGCGGGATGAGGACATGCTCATCATCTCCGCCACCGGCACCCACCGCCGCCAGACGCCGGAGGAGCACGCGGGCCTGGTGACCCAGGCGGTCTACGACCGCATCACCCTGGTGGACCATGTGTGTACCGACGAGGAGAACCTGGCCTATGTGGGCACCACCACCCGGGGCACCCCGGTGTGGCTGGACAAGCGGGCCCTGGCCTGCGACAAGATCATCCTCACCGGCGGCGTGGTCTACCACTTCATGGCGGGCTTCGGCGGCGGCCGCAAGAGCATCCTGCCGGGCATTTCCGGCCGGGAGACCATCATGAAAAACCACAACCTGGCCCTCAATCCGGGCCTGGGCGCCGGATCCAATCCGGAGGTCCGCAGCGCCAACATGAACGCGTCCAACCCGGTCCATGCGGACATGATAGAGGCCTGCTCCATGGTCAACCCCACCTTCCTGGTGAATGTGGTGGTCAATGACGACCAGGAGATCATCGCCGCCTTTGCCGGCAACTGGATCACCGCCCACCGGGCGGCCTGCGACCTGGTGGACCGGATATACGGCGTCCCCGCCCGGGAAAAGACGCCCCTGGTCATCGCCAGCGCCGGCGGCTATCCCAAGGATCTGAACTTCTATCAGACCATCAAGACCCTGTGCAATGCCCTGGAGGTGGTGGAAAAGGACGGCACCATCATCCTGGTGACCCGCTCTCAGGAGGGCTTCGGCAACGCCGACACGGAGCGGCAGATCGCGGGCTTTTCCACCATGCTGGAGCGGGAGAAGGACTTGCGGGAGAACTTTTCCATCGGCGCCTTCATCGGCTACCTCTTCGCGGAGAGCGCGGAGAAGTACCATATGATCGTGGTCACCGGCATGGACCAGGCGGCCTTCGGCAGCGCGAAGATCCATGCGGTCAAGACCCTGGACGAGGCCCTGGAGCTGTCCCGCCGGCTCAACGGCGGCAGGGACCTGCGGGCCACGCTGATGCCTCACGGTGCCAACACCCTGCCCAAGTTCCAGTAAGAGAGACGGCCGCCCGCGGAGAATTCCGCGGGCGGCCGCTTTTTTCTGCCCCGCTCAGCTCAAAAGGGCGTTGATTTCCTCGATCTCCAGGTCCTGGAGGGCCCAGTTGATGCCGTAGCCCACCACCTTGGCAAGGTCCCGCACCTGCTGGTCGATATCCCGGGTGGTCACCATGAAGGTGCCGTTTTCCCGGAGCTTGTCCTCGTCCACCTGCTCCACGCCGGACTCCTCCAAAAGGTCCGCCGCCAGCGTGGCGGCATCCACCACCGTGGGCACCCCCAGGGCGATCACCGGCACGCCCAATGTCTCGGCATTCAGCGCCGCGCGGTGGTTGCCCACTCCGGAGCCGGGGACGATGCCGGTGTCGCTGAGCTGCACCGTGGCGCAGACCCTTCCCATCCGCCGGGAGGCCAGGGCGTCCACGGCGATGACCAGGCCGGGCT encodes:
- the larA gene encoding nickel-dependent lactate racemase produces the protein MMAEAMKCGEQEFEVHLPAELIAAELEPNKVELPQRTAAEHIRWALDHPVDSAPLKELVKAGDKVCIVISDVTRRWQSPETYIPVLVAELEAAGVRDEDMLIISATGTHRRQTPEEHAGLVTQAVYDRITLVDHVCTDEENLAYVGTTTRGTPVWLDKRALACDKIILTGGVVYHFMAGFGGGRKSILPGISGRETIMKNHNLALNPGLGAGSNPEVRSANMNASNPVHADMIEACSMVNPTFLVNVVVNDDQEIIAAFAGNWITAHRAACDLVDRIYGVPAREKTPLVIASAGGYPKDLNFYQTIKTLCNALEVVEKDGTIILVTRSQEGFGNADTERQIAGFSTMLEREKDLRENFSIGAFIGYLFAESAEKYHMIVVTGMDQAAFGSAKIHAVKTLDEALELSRRLNGGRDLRATLMPHGANTLPKFQ